A stretch of Lathyrus oleraceus cultivar Zhongwan6 chromosome 6, CAAS_Psat_ZW6_1.0, whole genome shotgun sequence DNA encodes these proteins:
- the LOC127095682 gene encoding uncharacterized protein LOC127095682 — MEITNAEITWADFKNEFFDKYFPIDVHNRKEIKFLELKQGAMHSFISHDCVNKLNLEVSSMNGSIVIDTTTRGFVTIMTVLFPKLEKGKDSRFISANQVEMYQKQEDQVPIMLVSMKVESEVEIANLYVVCQFPDVFPFDIGDFPPDHKVEFVIDLVSRTRPVFIAPYRMFALYLSELKKQLEDLLEKKFVSPSVSPWGAPMLLVKKKYGSMRFCVDYRHLNKVTIKN; from the exons ATGGAAATCACGAATGCTGAAATTACTTGGGCTGATTTCAAGAATGAGTTTTTTGACAAGTATTTTCCAATTGATGTTCATAACCGTAAGGAGATTAAGTTCTTGGAGTTGAAGCAAG GTGCGATGCATTCATTCATATCACATGATTGTGTTAACAAGTTGAATCTAGAAGTGTCTTCTATGAATGGTAGTATAGTCATTGATACCACAACTAGAGGTTTTGTAACCATAAT GACCGTGTTGTTTCCTAAGTTAGAGAAAGGTAAAGATTCAAGGTTTATATCCGCTAACCAAGTAGAGATGTACCAGAAGCAAGAGGACCAAGTGCCCATAATGTTAGTTTCCATGAAAGTAGAGAGCGAGGTTGAGATTGCTAATCTTTATGTTGTGTGCCAGTTCCCAGATGTTTTCCCTTTTGATATTGGTGATTTTCCCCCTGATCACAAAGTCGAGTTTGTGATAGATTTAGTATCTCGTACTAGACCTGTATTTATAGCACCGTATAGAATGTTTGCATTATATTTGAGCGAGTTGAAGAAGCAGCTAGAAGATTTGTTAGAGAAGAAGTTTGTCAGTCCTAGTGTATCGCCTTGGGGAGCGCCAatgttattggttaagaagaaatATGGAAGCATGAGATTCTGTGTGGATTATAGACACTTGAATAAGGTTACTATTAAAAATTGA